Proteins encoded by one window of Primulina huaijiensis isolate GDHJ02 chromosome 1, ASM1229523v2, whole genome shotgun sequence:
- the LOC140985904 gene encoding protein fluG isoform X2, producing the protein MDRFAELKAAIKTAELVDAHAHNIVAVDSAFPFLNCFSEAAGDALSYAPHTINFKRSLKEIAELYGSEISLSAVQEYRANSGVEAITAKCLKAAGISTVLIDDGLELDKKHDIEWHKAFVPYVGRILRIEGVAEQILDEYDRFMFPAGSPTRIENKNFIDHIFIHALEVAQCFDLPMQIHTGFGDKDLDLRLSNPLHLRSLLEDSRFKKCRIVLLHASYPFTKEASFLASLYPQVYLDFGLAVPKLSFHGMLSSVKELLELAPIKKVMFSTDGYAFPETFYLGAKKSREIVFAVLRDACIDGDLSIPEALDAVKDIFSKNSLELYKIKSASMSLDLDKMTGSSFLKIDDYSPTPVITFVRIMWVDASGQHRCRVIPKKRFYDLVTKNGVGLTCASMGMSSHMDGPADETNLTGVGEIRLIPAMQTKCQIPWAKEQEMVLADMQLKPGVPWEYCPREALRRVSKILKDEFNLVMNAGFENEFYLLRSMLMDGEEKWVPFDKTPYCSTSSFDAAFPLFHEIVASLQSLNIVVEQLHAEAGNGQFEIALGYTTCEAAADNLVFTREVVRAVARKHGLLATFVPKYKLDDIGSGSHVHISLSENGENVFIAHGGSTKYGMSKIGEEFMAGVLSHLPSILAFTAPVPNSYDRIQPNTWSGAYHCWGPENREAPLRTACPPGTPDGSVSNFEIKVVDGCANPYLALASVLAAGIDGLRRHASLPEPIEDNPDNVKDKVRRLPKSLSESVEALVKDQVMRDLLGEKLLVAIKGVRKAEIKYYSENKDAWKNLIHKY; encoded by the exons ATGGATAGATTTGCAGAGTTGAAAGCGGCGATCAAGACGGCGGAGCTAGTGGATGCGCACGCTCACAACATTGTGGCGGTCGACTCCGCCTTCCCGTTCCTCAACTGCTTCTCCGAGGCCGCTGGCGATGCCCTATCCTACGCACCCCACACTATCAACTTCAAG AGAAGCTTGAAAGAAATTGCTGAACTCTATGGTTCGGAGATATCCTTGAGCGCTGTTCAAGAATATCGCGCCAACTCTGGAGTGGAAGCAATCACTGCGAAGTGCCTTAAAGCTGCTGGAATTTCTACCGTTTTGATTGATGATGGACTCGAGTTGGACAAAAAACACGATATCGAATGGCACAAAGCCTTTGTACCATATGTTGGTAGAATATTAAGAATTGAAGGTGTGGCTGAGCAGATTCTTGATGAG TATGATAGGTTTATGTTTCCAGCTGGCAGCCCTACCCGGATCGAGAACAAAAACTTTATTGATCACATCTTCATTCATGCATTGGAGGTTGCCCAATGTTTTGACCTGCCGATGCAGATACACACAGG TTTTGGTGACAAAGATCTGGACCTGAGGCTATCCAATCCCCTTCATCTTCGTAGTCTTCTAGAGGACAGTAGATTCAAGAAGTGTAGAATTGTGCTTCTGCACGCTTCTTACCCATTTACTAAGGAAGCATCATTTTTGGCCTCTTTGTACCCTCAG GTCTATCTGGACTTTGGGCTGGCAGTTCCCAAACTTAGCTTCCACGGGATGCTATCCTCGGTGAAAGAGCTCTTGGAGTTAGCACCAATAAAGAAG GTAATGTTCAGCACTGATGGTTATGCATTTCCCGAGACCTTCTATTTAG GTGCAAAAAAATCCCGGGAGATTGTTTTTGCTGTTCTGCGAGATGCATGCATTGACGGAGATCTTTCAATTCCAGAAGCTCTTGATGCTGTTAAGGATATATTCTCCAAAAATTCACTAGAACTATACAAGATTAAATCTGCTTCAATGTCTCTTGATTTGGATAAGATGACAGGCTCTTCCTTTCTGAAGATAGATGACTATTCTCCTACTCCAGTTATTACTTTTGTTCGTATTATGTGGGTTGATGCTTCTGGGCAGCATAGATGCCGC GTTATTCCTAAGAAACGCTTTTATGATCTTGTTACAAAGAATGGTGTCGGGCTAACTTGTGCATCCATGGGGATGTCCTCACACATGGATGGTCCCGCCGATGAGACTAATCTAACTGGAGTGGGTGAAATCAGACTCATACCTGCTATGCAAACCAAATGCCAGATTCCATG GGCAAAAGAGCAGGAGATGGTTCTGGCTGATATGCAACTTAAACCTGGAGTACCATGGGAGTATTGCCCTAGAGAGGCACTGCGAAGagtttctaaaattttaaaagatgaatttaACTTG GTAATGAACGCAGGATTTGAGAATGAGTTTTATCTCTTACGGAGTATGCTAAT GGATGGGGAGGAAAAATGGGTACCATTTGACAAAACACCTTATTGCTCCACATCATCATTTGATGCTGCTTTCCcgttatttcatgaaattgtgGCTTCTCTTCAGTCCTTGAATATTGTGGTGGAGCAG TTGCATGCAGAAGCTGGGAATGGTCAATTTGAAATTGCATTGGGCTACACAACCTGTGAGGCAGCAGCTGACAACTTAGTTTTCACTCGTGAAGTTGTTAGGGCTGTGGCAAGAAAACATGGATTGTTGGCAACTTTTGTGCCAAA GTACAAACTGGATGATATTGGCTCTGGATCACATGTGCACATTAGTTTGTCTGAGAATGGAGAAAATGTATTTATTGCACATGGAGGATCAACTAAATATGGAATGTCCAAGATTGGGGAGGAGTTCATGGCTGGAGTATTGAGCCATCTTCCTTCAATATTGGCATTTACTGCACCAGTTCCAAACAG TTATGATCGAATTCAACCTAACACGTGGAGTGGAGCATACCATTGCTGGGGACCTGAAAACAGAGAAGCTCCCTTGAGAACTGCTTGCCCTCCAGGGACCCCTGACGGCTCTGTAAGCAACTTTGAGATAAAGGTAGTGGATGGTTGTGCAAATCCTTATCTGGCCCTGGCCTCTGTACTTGCTGCTGGAATTGACGGCCTTCGTAGGCATGCTAGTTTGCCTGAACCAATTG AAGACAATCCTGATAATGTCAAAGATAAAGTGCGAAGGCTGCCAAAGTCGCTTTCTGAATCGGTAGAAGCACTTGTAAAAGACCAAGTGATGAGAGATTTGCTTGGTGAAAAGCTTTTGGTTGCCATCAAAGGAGTCAGGAAG GCTGAGATCAAGTACTATTCTGAAAACAAGGATGCCTGGAAGAATCTTATTCACAAATATTGA
- the LOC140985904 gene encoding protein fluG isoform X1, with translation MDRFAELKAAIKTAELVDAHAHNIVAVDSAFPFLNCFSEAAGDALSYAPHTINFKRSLKEIAELYGSEISLSAVQEYRANSGVEAITAKCLKAAGISTVLIDDGLELDKKHDIEWHKAFVPYVGRILRIEGVAEQILDEGSASGTWTLDSFTEIFVDKLKSQADKIVGFKSIAAYRSGLEINTKVSKKDAEEGLNDILQAGSPTRIENKNFIDHIFIHALEVAQCFDLPMQIHTGFGDKDLDLRLSNPLHLRSLLEDSRFKKCRIVLLHASYPFTKEASFLASLYPQVYLDFGLAVPKLSFHGMLSSVKELLELAPIKKVMFSTDGYAFPETFYLGAKKSREIVFAVLRDACIDGDLSIPEALDAVKDIFSKNSLELYKIKSASMSLDLDKMTGSSFLKIDDYSPTPVITFVRIMWVDASGQHRCRVIPKKRFYDLVTKNGVGLTCASMGMSSHMDGPADETNLTGVGEIRLIPAMQTKCQIPWAKEQEMVLADMQLKPGVPWEYCPREALRRVSKILKDEFNLVMNAGFENEFYLLRSMLMDGEEKWVPFDKTPYCSTSSFDAAFPLFHEIVASLQSLNIVVEQLHAEAGNGQFEIALGYTTCEAAADNLVFTREVVRAVARKHGLLATFVPKYKLDDIGSGSHVHISLSENGENVFIAHGGSTKYGMSKIGEEFMAGVLSHLPSILAFTAPVPNSYDRIQPNTWSGAYHCWGPENREAPLRTACPPGTPDGSVSNFEIKVVDGCANPYLALASVLAAGIDGLRRHASLPEPIEDNPDNVKDKVRRLPKSLSESVEALVKDQVMRDLLGEKLLVAIKGVRKAEIKYYSENKDAWKNLIHKY, from the exons ATGGATAGATTTGCAGAGTTGAAAGCGGCGATCAAGACGGCGGAGCTAGTGGATGCGCACGCTCACAACATTGTGGCGGTCGACTCCGCCTTCCCGTTCCTCAACTGCTTCTCCGAGGCCGCTGGCGATGCCCTATCCTACGCACCCCACACTATCAACTTCAAG AGAAGCTTGAAAGAAATTGCTGAACTCTATGGTTCGGAGATATCCTTGAGCGCTGTTCAAGAATATCGCGCCAACTCTGGAGTGGAAGCAATCACTGCGAAGTGCCTTAAAGCTGCTGGAATTTCTACCGTTTTGATTGATGATGGACTCGAGTTGGACAAAAAACACGATATCGAATGGCACAAAGCCTTTGTACCATATGTTGGTAGAATATTAAGAATTGAAGGTGTGGCTGAGCAGATTCTTGATGAG GGCAGTGCTAGCGGGACATGGACACTGGATTCATTTACAGAAATATTTGTGGACAAATTGAAGTCA CAAGCTGATAAAATCGTTGGCTTTAAAAGTATAGCTGCATACCGCAGTGGACTCGAAATTAATACAAAAGTCTCAAAGAAAGACGCTGAAGAGGGCCTTAATGATATTTTGCAAG CTGGCAGCCCTACCCGGATCGAGAACAAAAACTTTATTGATCACATCTTCATTCATGCATTGGAGGTTGCCCAATGTTTTGACCTGCCGATGCAGATACACACAGG TTTTGGTGACAAAGATCTGGACCTGAGGCTATCCAATCCCCTTCATCTTCGTAGTCTTCTAGAGGACAGTAGATTCAAGAAGTGTAGAATTGTGCTTCTGCACGCTTCTTACCCATTTACTAAGGAAGCATCATTTTTGGCCTCTTTGTACCCTCAG GTCTATCTGGACTTTGGGCTGGCAGTTCCCAAACTTAGCTTCCACGGGATGCTATCCTCGGTGAAAGAGCTCTTGGAGTTAGCACCAATAAAGAAG GTAATGTTCAGCACTGATGGTTATGCATTTCCCGAGACCTTCTATTTAG GTGCAAAAAAATCCCGGGAGATTGTTTTTGCTGTTCTGCGAGATGCATGCATTGACGGAGATCTTTCAATTCCAGAAGCTCTTGATGCTGTTAAGGATATATTCTCCAAAAATTCACTAGAACTATACAAGATTAAATCTGCTTCAATGTCTCTTGATTTGGATAAGATGACAGGCTCTTCCTTTCTGAAGATAGATGACTATTCTCCTACTCCAGTTATTACTTTTGTTCGTATTATGTGGGTTGATGCTTCTGGGCAGCATAGATGCCGC GTTATTCCTAAGAAACGCTTTTATGATCTTGTTACAAAGAATGGTGTCGGGCTAACTTGTGCATCCATGGGGATGTCCTCACACATGGATGGTCCCGCCGATGAGACTAATCTAACTGGAGTGGGTGAAATCAGACTCATACCTGCTATGCAAACCAAATGCCAGATTCCATG GGCAAAAGAGCAGGAGATGGTTCTGGCTGATATGCAACTTAAACCTGGAGTACCATGGGAGTATTGCCCTAGAGAGGCACTGCGAAGagtttctaaaattttaaaagatgaatttaACTTG GTAATGAACGCAGGATTTGAGAATGAGTTTTATCTCTTACGGAGTATGCTAAT GGATGGGGAGGAAAAATGGGTACCATTTGACAAAACACCTTATTGCTCCACATCATCATTTGATGCTGCTTTCCcgttatttcatgaaattgtgGCTTCTCTTCAGTCCTTGAATATTGTGGTGGAGCAG TTGCATGCAGAAGCTGGGAATGGTCAATTTGAAATTGCATTGGGCTACACAACCTGTGAGGCAGCAGCTGACAACTTAGTTTTCACTCGTGAAGTTGTTAGGGCTGTGGCAAGAAAACATGGATTGTTGGCAACTTTTGTGCCAAA GTACAAACTGGATGATATTGGCTCTGGATCACATGTGCACATTAGTTTGTCTGAGAATGGAGAAAATGTATTTATTGCACATGGAGGATCAACTAAATATGGAATGTCCAAGATTGGGGAGGAGTTCATGGCTGGAGTATTGAGCCATCTTCCTTCAATATTGGCATTTACTGCACCAGTTCCAAACAG TTATGATCGAATTCAACCTAACACGTGGAGTGGAGCATACCATTGCTGGGGACCTGAAAACAGAGAAGCTCCCTTGAGAACTGCTTGCCCTCCAGGGACCCCTGACGGCTCTGTAAGCAACTTTGAGATAAAGGTAGTGGATGGTTGTGCAAATCCTTATCTGGCCCTGGCCTCTGTACTTGCTGCTGGAATTGACGGCCTTCGTAGGCATGCTAGTTTGCCTGAACCAATTG AAGACAATCCTGATAATGTCAAAGATAAAGTGCGAAGGCTGCCAAAGTCGCTTTCTGAATCGGTAGAAGCACTTGTAAAAGACCAAGTGATGAGAGATTTGCTTGGTGAAAAGCTTTTGGTTGCCATCAAAGGAGTCAGGAAG GCTGAGATCAAGTACTATTCTGAAAACAAGGATGCCTGGAAGAATCTTATTCACAAATATTGA
- the LOC140985904 gene encoding protein fluG isoform X3: MDRFAELKAAIKTAELVDAHAHNIVAVDSAFPFLNCFSEAAGDALSYAPHTINFKRSLKEIAELYGSEISLSAVQEYRANSGVEAITAKCLKAAGISTVLIDDGLELDKKHDIEWHKAFVPYVGRILRIEGVAEQILDEGSASGTWTLDSFTEIFVDKLKSQADKIVGFKSIAAYRSGLEINTKVSKKDAEEGLNDILQAGSPTRIENKNFIDHIFIHALEVAQCFDLPMQIHTGFGDKDLDLRLSNPLHLRSLLEDSRFKKCRIVLLHASYPFTKEASFLASLYPQVYLDFGLAVPKLSFHGMLSSVKELLELAPIKKVMFSTDGYAFPETFYLGAKKSREIVFAVLRDACIDGDLSIPEALDAVKDIFSKNSLELYKIKSASMSLDLDKMTGSSFLKIDDYSPTPVITFVRIMWVDASGQHRCRVIPKKRFYDLVTKNGVGLTCASMGMSSHMDGPADETNLTGVGEIRLIPAMQTKCQIPWAKEQEMVLADMQLKPGVPWEYCPREALRRVSKILKDEFNLVMNAGFENEFYLLRSMLMDGEEKWVPFDKTPYCSTSSFDAAFPLFHEIVASLQSLNIVVEQLHAEAGNGQFEIALGYTTCEAAADNLVFTREVVRAVARKHGLLATFVPNYDRIQPNTWSGAYHCWGPENREAPLRTACPPGTPDGSVSNFEIKVVDGCANPYLALASVLAAGIDGLRRHASLPEPIEDNPDNVKDKVRRLPKSLSESVEALVKDQVMRDLLGEKLLVAIKGVRKAEIKYYSENKDAWKNLIHKY, encoded by the exons ATGGATAGATTTGCAGAGTTGAAAGCGGCGATCAAGACGGCGGAGCTAGTGGATGCGCACGCTCACAACATTGTGGCGGTCGACTCCGCCTTCCCGTTCCTCAACTGCTTCTCCGAGGCCGCTGGCGATGCCCTATCCTACGCACCCCACACTATCAACTTCAAG AGAAGCTTGAAAGAAATTGCTGAACTCTATGGTTCGGAGATATCCTTGAGCGCTGTTCAAGAATATCGCGCCAACTCTGGAGTGGAAGCAATCACTGCGAAGTGCCTTAAAGCTGCTGGAATTTCTACCGTTTTGATTGATGATGGACTCGAGTTGGACAAAAAACACGATATCGAATGGCACAAAGCCTTTGTACCATATGTTGGTAGAATATTAAGAATTGAAGGTGTGGCTGAGCAGATTCTTGATGAG GGCAGTGCTAGCGGGACATGGACACTGGATTCATTTACAGAAATATTTGTGGACAAATTGAAGTCA CAAGCTGATAAAATCGTTGGCTTTAAAAGTATAGCTGCATACCGCAGTGGACTCGAAATTAATACAAAAGTCTCAAAGAAAGACGCTGAAGAGGGCCTTAATGATATTTTGCAAG CTGGCAGCCCTACCCGGATCGAGAACAAAAACTTTATTGATCACATCTTCATTCATGCATTGGAGGTTGCCCAATGTTTTGACCTGCCGATGCAGATACACACAGG TTTTGGTGACAAAGATCTGGACCTGAGGCTATCCAATCCCCTTCATCTTCGTAGTCTTCTAGAGGACAGTAGATTCAAGAAGTGTAGAATTGTGCTTCTGCACGCTTCTTACCCATTTACTAAGGAAGCATCATTTTTGGCCTCTTTGTACCCTCAG GTCTATCTGGACTTTGGGCTGGCAGTTCCCAAACTTAGCTTCCACGGGATGCTATCCTCGGTGAAAGAGCTCTTGGAGTTAGCACCAATAAAGAAG GTAATGTTCAGCACTGATGGTTATGCATTTCCCGAGACCTTCTATTTAG GTGCAAAAAAATCCCGGGAGATTGTTTTTGCTGTTCTGCGAGATGCATGCATTGACGGAGATCTTTCAATTCCAGAAGCTCTTGATGCTGTTAAGGATATATTCTCCAAAAATTCACTAGAACTATACAAGATTAAATCTGCTTCAATGTCTCTTGATTTGGATAAGATGACAGGCTCTTCCTTTCTGAAGATAGATGACTATTCTCCTACTCCAGTTATTACTTTTGTTCGTATTATGTGGGTTGATGCTTCTGGGCAGCATAGATGCCGC GTTATTCCTAAGAAACGCTTTTATGATCTTGTTACAAAGAATGGTGTCGGGCTAACTTGTGCATCCATGGGGATGTCCTCACACATGGATGGTCCCGCCGATGAGACTAATCTAACTGGAGTGGGTGAAATCAGACTCATACCTGCTATGCAAACCAAATGCCAGATTCCATG GGCAAAAGAGCAGGAGATGGTTCTGGCTGATATGCAACTTAAACCTGGAGTACCATGGGAGTATTGCCCTAGAGAGGCACTGCGAAGagtttctaaaattttaaaagatgaatttaACTTG GTAATGAACGCAGGATTTGAGAATGAGTTTTATCTCTTACGGAGTATGCTAAT GGATGGGGAGGAAAAATGGGTACCATTTGACAAAACACCTTATTGCTCCACATCATCATTTGATGCTGCTTTCCcgttatttcatgaaattgtgGCTTCTCTTCAGTCCTTGAATATTGTGGTGGAGCAG TTGCATGCAGAAGCTGGGAATGGTCAATTTGAAATTGCATTGGGCTACACAACCTGTGAGGCAGCAGCTGACAACTTAGTTTTCACTCGTGAAGTTGTTAGGGCTGTGGCAAGAAAACATGGATTGTTGGCAACTTTTGTGCCAAA TTATGATCGAATTCAACCTAACACGTGGAGTGGAGCATACCATTGCTGGGGACCTGAAAACAGAGAAGCTCCCTTGAGAACTGCTTGCCCTCCAGGGACCCCTGACGGCTCTGTAAGCAACTTTGAGATAAAGGTAGTGGATGGTTGTGCAAATCCTTATCTGGCCCTGGCCTCTGTACTTGCTGCTGGAATTGACGGCCTTCGTAGGCATGCTAGTTTGCCTGAACCAATTG AAGACAATCCTGATAATGTCAAAGATAAAGTGCGAAGGCTGCCAAAGTCGCTTTCTGAATCGGTAGAAGCACTTGTAAAAGACCAAGTGATGAGAGATTTGCTTGGTGAAAAGCTTTTGGTTGCCATCAAAGGAGTCAGGAAG GCTGAGATCAAGTACTATTCTGAAAACAAGGATGCCTGGAAGAATCTTATTCACAAATATTGA
- the LOC140985904 gene encoding protein fluG isoform X4, whose translation MSASGTWTLDSFTEIFVDKLKSQADKIVGFKSIAAYRSGLEINTKVSKKDAEEGLNDILQAGSPTRIENKNFIDHIFIHALEVAQCFDLPMQIHTGFGDKDLDLRLSNPLHLRSLLEDSRFKKCRIVLLHASYPFTKEASFLASLYPQVYLDFGLAVPKLSFHGMLSSVKELLELAPIKKVMFSTDGYAFPETFYLGAKKSREIVFAVLRDACIDGDLSIPEALDAVKDIFSKNSLELYKIKSASMSLDLDKMTGSSFLKIDDYSPTPVITFVRIMWVDASGQHRCRVIPKKRFYDLVTKNGVGLTCASMGMSSHMDGPADETNLTGVGEIRLIPAMQTKCQIPWAKEQEMVLADMQLKPGVPWEYCPREALRRVSKILKDEFNLVMNAGFENEFYLLRSMLMDGEEKWVPFDKTPYCSTSSFDAAFPLFHEIVASLQSLNIVVEQLHAEAGNGQFEIALGYTTCEAAADNLVFTREVVRAVARKHGLLATFVPKYKLDDIGSGSHVHISLSENGENVFIAHGGSTKYGMSKIGEEFMAGVLSHLPSILAFTAPVPNSYDRIQPNTWSGAYHCWGPENREAPLRTACPPGTPDGSVSNFEIKVVDGCANPYLALASVLAAGIDGLRRHASLPEPIEDNPDNVKDKVRRLPKSLSESVEALVKDQVMRDLLGEKLLVAIKGVRKAEIKYYSENKDAWKNLIHKY comes from the exons ATGAG TGCTAGCGGGACATGGACACTGGATTCATTTACAGAAATATTTGTGGACAAATTGAAGTCA CAAGCTGATAAAATCGTTGGCTTTAAAAGTATAGCTGCATACCGCAGTGGACTCGAAATTAATACAAAAGTCTCAAAGAAAGACGCTGAAGAGGGCCTTAATGATATTTTGCAAG CTGGCAGCCCTACCCGGATCGAGAACAAAAACTTTATTGATCACATCTTCATTCATGCATTGGAGGTTGCCCAATGTTTTGACCTGCCGATGCAGATACACACAGG TTTTGGTGACAAAGATCTGGACCTGAGGCTATCCAATCCCCTTCATCTTCGTAGTCTTCTAGAGGACAGTAGATTCAAGAAGTGTAGAATTGTGCTTCTGCACGCTTCTTACCCATTTACTAAGGAAGCATCATTTTTGGCCTCTTTGTACCCTCAG GTCTATCTGGACTTTGGGCTGGCAGTTCCCAAACTTAGCTTCCACGGGATGCTATCCTCGGTGAAAGAGCTCTTGGAGTTAGCACCAATAAAGAAG GTAATGTTCAGCACTGATGGTTATGCATTTCCCGAGACCTTCTATTTAG GTGCAAAAAAATCCCGGGAGATTGTTTTTGCTGTTCTGCGAGATGCATGCATTGACGGAGATCTTTCAATTCCAGAAGCTCTTGATGCTGTTAAGGATATATTCTCCAAAAATTCACTAGAACTATACAAGATTAAATCTGCTTCAATGTCTCTTGATTTGGATAAGATGACAGGCTCTTCCTTTCTGAAGATAGATGACTATTCTCCTACTCCAGTTATTACTTTTGTTCGTATTATGTGGGTTGATGCTTCTGGGCAGCATAGATGCCGC GTTATTCCTAAGAAACGCTTTTATGATCTTGTTACAAAGAATGGTGTCGGGCTAACTTGTGCATCCATGGGGATGTCCTCACACATGGATGGTCCCGCCGATGAGACTAATCTAACTGGAGTGGGTGAAATCAGACTCATACCTGCTATGCAAACCAAATGCCAGATTCCATG GGCAAAAGAGCAGGAGATGGTTCTGGCTGATATGCAACTTAAACCTGGAGTACCATGGGAGTATTGCCCTAGAGAGGCACTGCGAAGagtttctaaaattttaaaagatgaatttaACTTG GTAATGAACGCAGGATTTGAGAATGAGTTTTATCTCTTACGGAGTATGCTAAT GGATGGGGAGGAAAAATGGGTACCATTTGACAAAACACCTTATTGCTCCACATCATCATTTGATGCTGCTTTCCcgttatttcatgaaattgtgGCTTCTCTTCAGTCCTTGAATATTGTGGTGGAGCAG TTGCATGCAGAAGCTGGGAATGGTCAATTTGAAATTGCATTGGGCTACACAACCTGTGAGGCAGCAGCTGACAACTTAGTTTTCACTCGTGAAGTTGTTAGGGCTGTGGCAAGAAAACATGGATTGTTGGCAACTTTTGTGCCAAA GTACAAACTGGATGATATTGGCTCTGGATCACATGTGCACATTAGTTTGTCTGAGAATGGAGAAAATGTATTTATTGCACATGGAGGATCAACTAAATATGGAATGTCCAAGATTGGGGAGGAGTTCATGGCTGGAGTATTGAGCCATCTTCCTTCAATATTGGCATTTACTGCACCAGTTCCAAACAG TTATGATCGAATTCAACCTAACACGTGGAGTGGAGCATACCATTGCTGGGGACCTGAAAACAGAGAAGCTCCCTTGAGAACTGCTTGCCCTCCAGGGACCCCTGACGGCTCTGTAAGCAACTTTGAGATAAAGGTAGTGGATGGTTGTGCAAATCCTTATCTGGCCCTGGCCTCTGTACTTGCTGCTGGAATTGACGGCCTTCGTAGGCATGCTAGTTTGCCTGAACCAATTG AAGACAATCCTGATAATGTCAAAGATAAAGTGCGAAGGCTGCCAAAGTCGCTTTCTGAATCGGTAGAAGCACTTGTAAAAGACCAAGTGATGAGAGATTTGCTTGGTGAAAAGCTTTTGGTTGCCATCAAAGGAGTCAGGAAG GCTGAGATCAAGTACTATTCTGAAAACAAGGATGCCTGGAAGAATCTTATTCACAAATATTGA